Proteins encoded by one window of Glycine soja cultivar W05 chromosome 15, ASM419377v2, whole genome shotgun sequence:
- the LOC114387630 gene encoding uncharacterized protein LOC114387630, whose translation MRNDGWEELISKVMEICNKHDIDVPDLDALYVQGKKPRRHATTSSVSNLHHFKHDFLFSVLDLQLHELNARFDEDNTELLQCVSCLSPSSSFEAFDVKKLLRMVELYPNDFVDVPEVVVRHQLQNYVRNVRCDPKFAKLKGLSDFCAKLVETKKCNTLDIVYRLLKLALVLPVATASVKCVFSAMKFVKS comes from the coding sequence ATGAGGAATGATGGATGGGAAGAACTTATATCTAAGGTTATGGAAATTTGCAATAAGCATGATATTGATGTGCCTGATTTGGATGCACTGTATGTGCAAGGGAAGAAACCTAGACGACATGCTACCACTTCTAGTGTTTCTAATTTGCATCATTTTAagcatgattttttatttagtgtttTAGATTTGCAGTTGCATGAGCTCAATGCTAGGTTTGATGAAGATAATACTGAACTTTTACAATGTGTTTCATGTTTGAGTCCCTCATCATCATTTGAAGCTTTTGATGTGAAAAAATTGTTGAGGATGGTTGAACTTTATCCAAATGATTTTGTAGATGTGCCGGAAGTGGTGGTGCGACATCAGCTTCAGAATTATGTCAGAAATGTTCGATGTGATCCAAAATTTGCAAAGTTAAAAGGACTTTCAGACTTTTGTGCAAAGCTTGTGGAAACAAAAAAGTGCAACACATTAGATATAGTTTATAGGCTTCTGAAGTTGGCTTTAGTCTTGCCGGTAGCAACTGCAAGTGTGAAATGTGTTTTTTCAGCTATGAAGTTTGTGAAGAGTTAG